From Bacillus pumilus, one genomic window encodes:
- a CDS encoding aminoacyl-tRNA deacylase, with product MKVLPAHEFLNQHSIPYEIKAFSSETEKGAANVAAALGFRERQMIKTLIFETGEGEQLLVMVGADQHIKSGKLKKAAGSRNIKMASPEKVLEVTGYRIGSIPPFCWQPEGFRTIIEASLLEEEVLGVGAGEWGNEILITPEQLVKASKAVPYDIVQPAE from the coding sequence ATGAAAGTACTACCGGCACATGAATTCTTGAATCAGCACAGCATCCCTTATGAGATCAAAGCATTTTCTTCCGAAACAGAGAAGGGAGCCGCAAATGTAGCAGCAGCCCTTGGTTTTCGTGAAAGACAAATGATCAAAACATTGATTTTTGAAACAGGGGAAGGGGAGCAGCTGCTTGTGATGGTTGGCGCAGACCAGCATATTAAGTCAGGGAAACTAAAGAAAGCGGCCGGCTCCCGTAATATTAAAATGGCATCACCAGAGAAGGTTCTGGAAGTGACGGGCTACCGAATTGGCTCGATACCGCCATTTTGCTGGCAGCCAGAAGGCTTCCGCACCATCATCGAAGCTTCGTTATTAGAGGAAGAGGTATTAGGCGTTGGAGCAGGCGAATGGGGAAATGAAATCCTCATCACACCAGAACAATTAGTGAAAGCCTCAAAGGCTGTACCGTATGACATTGTTCAACCAGCCGAATAG